A single genomic interval of Oryctolagus cuniculus chromosome 19, mOryCun1.1, whole genome shotgun sequence harbors:
- the ZNF768 gene encoding zinc finger protein 768 has product MEREASPWGLEPRDVHCPDEMGSPERSLKGNVSENEEEDVSQQEGTGDYEVEEIPFGLEPQSPEFESQSPRFEPESPGFESRSPGFVPPSPEFAPRSPESDSQSPEFESQSPRYDPKSPGYEPRSPGYEPKSPGYEPRSPGLEAESSRFQEGAEVLLNPEEKDSLGLPLGVHPLDSFTQGFGEQPAEGVPLGPPFEMPTGALLTAPQFEMLQNPLGRRRGGRSRGGQGPRPNICGICGKSFGRGSTLIQHQRIHTGEKPYKCEVCSKAFSQSSDLIKHQRTHTGERPYKCPRCGKAFADSSYLLRHQRTHSGQKPYKCPHCGKAFGDSSYLLRHQRTHSHERPYSCPECGKCYSQNSSLRSHQRVHTGQRPFSCGICGKSFSQRSALIPHARSHAREKPFKCPECGKRFGQSSVLAIHARTHLPGRTYSCPDCGKTFNRSSTLIQHQRSHTGERPYRCAVCGKGFCRSSTLLQHHRVHSGERPYKCDDCGKAFSQSSDLIRHQRTHAAGRR; this is encoded by the exons ATGGAGCGGGAGGCGTCGCCGTGGGGCCTCGAGCCCCGGGATGTGCACTGTCCTGACGAAATGGGGAGCCCCGAAAGGTCCCTCAAAG GCAACGTGAGTGAGAATGAGGAAGAAGACGTTTCTCAGCAAGAAGGCACTGGGGACTATGAAGTTGAAGAGATACCTTTTGGGCTTGAACCCCAAAGCCCAGAGTTTGAATCCCAGAGCCCCAGGTTTGAACCCGAAAgccccgggttcgagtcccgcaGCCCTGGGTTTGTGCCTCCAAGTCCTGAGTTTGCTCCTAGAAGCCCTGAGTCCGATTCTCAGAGCCCTGAGTTCGAATCCCAGAGCCCTAGATATGATCCCAAAAGCCCTGGCTATGAACCCCGGAGCCCTGGGTACGAGCCCAAGAGCCCCGGGTATGAACCTCGGAGCCCCGGATTGGAAGCTGAAAGTTCCAGATTCCAAGAGGGTGCGGAGGTGCTTCTAAACCCCGAGGAAAAGGATTCCTTGGGCCTCCCCTTAGGAGTTCACCCCCTGGACTCTTTCACTCAGGGGTTTGGGGAACAGCCCGCCGAGGGCGTGCCCCTAGGGCCACCTTTTGAGATGCCCACGGGGGCCCTGCTGACGGCACCCCAGTTTGAGATGCTGCAGAATCCCCTGGGGCGCCGGCGGGGTGGCCGgtccaggggtgggcagggccctcGGCCTAACATCTGTGGCATTTGCGGGAAAAGCTTTGGGCGGGGCTCCACCCTGATCCAGCACCAGCGCATCCACACCGGGGAGAAGCCCTATAAGTGCGAGGTGTGCAGCAAGGCCTTCTCCCAGAGCTCCGACCTCATCAAACACCAGCGCACGCACACGGGCGAGCGGCCCTACAAGTGTCCCCGCTGCGGCAAGGCCTTTGCCGACAGCTCCTACCTGCTGCGCCACCAGCGCACCCACTCCGGCCAGAAACCCTACAAGTGCCCACACTGCGGCAAGGCCTTTGGCGACAGCTCCTACCTCCTTCGGCACCAGCGCACGCACAGCCACGAGCGGCCCTACAGCTGCCCGGAGTGTGGCAAGTGCTACAGCCAGAACTCGTCCTTGCGCAGTCACCAGAGGGTGCACACGGGCCAGCGGCCCTTCAGCTGTGGCATCTGCGGCAAAAGCTTCTCGCAGCGCTCGGCCCTCATCCCGCACGCCCGCAGCCACGCCCGCGAGAAGCCCTTCAAGTGCCCCGAGTGCGGCAAGCGCTTTGGCCAGAGCTCCGTGCTGGCCATCCACGCCCGCACCCACCTGCCAGGCCGCACCTACAGCTGCCCCGACTGCGGCAAGACCTTCAACCGCTCGTCCACCCTGATCCAGCACCAGCGCTCCCACACGGGCGAGCGGCCCTACAGGTGCGCCGTGTGCGGCAAGGGCTTCTGCCGCTCGTCCACGCTGCTGCAGCACCACCGCGTGCACAGCGGCGAGCGGCCCTACAAGTGTGATGACTGCGGCAAGGCCTTCTCCCAGAGCTCCGACCTCATCCGCCACCAGCGCACCCACGCGGCCGGCCGCCGCTGA